The following proteins come from a genomic window of Maniola hyperantus chromosome 8, iAphHyp1.2, whole genome shotgun sequence:
- the Ced-12 gene encoding engulfment and cell motility protein 1 codes for MSMKPIKMPSATKDSTILKIAVEMLNAPDKVPQLIEFDQSQPLSSIIQLLCNAWGLPDPVNYALQFSESNNQNYITEKNRNEIKNGSVLRLEQSPAKTVQDILAKINTGTEAEQTTALTKLSTVSSDLTFALEFINKKGLSLIIHNIESGKFKGSSLKYALVTFVELMDHGIISWDILQNQFINKVVSFVSNQTNAQDPKIIQSCLSILENIVLNSSGKNSHVEKEITIPSLISHLENQDIIIQQNAIALINAIFSKADITKRKTIAATLCSKQVRNKIYENLITKNVSKEGLGTELAHQLYVLQTLTLGLLEPKMRTRADAQEQESQEKIKELRKFAFENDNNTNIEVTTRRQTGSLSKDFKKLGFKCEIDPIKDFSEVPPGVLALDCMLYFARNQREDYTKIVLRNSCRADEQECPFGKTSVELVKLLCDILHIGEPPSEQGQTYHPLFFTHDHPFEELFCICIVILNKTWKEMRATTEDFVKVLSVVREQISRALAVSPKSFEKFKQKIKELTYNEITHLWQQERTNREVWESHARPIVELKEKITPEIIDLIQQQRLGVLVGGTRFKKYMKINRKDRFWFVRLSPNHKILHYGDCDEKSTPSLEELGAKLAVSDIKCVVVGKECPHMKDLKGKISSPHLAFSLILKAAEVPSLDFVAPDEQIFDYWTDGINALLKEKMTSKSFENDLETLLSMDIKVRLLDAEGIDIPQDPPQIPPEPEDYDFYYDNN; via the coding sequence ATGTCTATGAAGCCAATAAAAATGCCGTCGGCGACGAAAGATTCTACTATTCTGAAGATCGCGGTGGAAATGCTCAACGCACCCGACAAGGTGCCGCAGTTGATTGAATTCGACCAAAGTCAGCCTCTTTCCAGTATTATTCAGCTGCTGTGCAATGCGTGGGGACTGCCTGACCCCGTCAACTACGCTTTGCAATTCTCGGAGAGCAACAATCAGAACtatatcacagaaaaaaatcGCAATGAAATCAAGAACGGTTCCGTGCTACGTCTCGAGCAGTCCCCTGCGAAGACTGTTCAAGACATTCTGGCCAAGATCAACACCGGCACGGAGGCCGAACAAACGACAGCATTGACCAAATTATCCACAGTAAGCAGCGATCTCACATTCGCCCTCGAATTTATCAACAAGAAAGGTTTGTCACTTATCATACACAATATAGAGTCAGGCAAGTTCAAAGGCAGCAGCTTGAAGTATGCCTTAGTCACGTTTGTCGAACTCATGGACCATGGTATAATATCTTGGGACATTTTACAAAACCAGTTCATCAATAAAGTTGTCAGCTTTGTTAGCAACCAAACAAATGCACAAGACCCAAAGATCATTCAATCATGCTTGTCTATACTCGAAAATATTGTCCTCAATAGCTCTGGAAAGAATTCTCACGTTGAGAAGGAGATTACCATACCGAGTCTCATTTCACATTTGGAAAATCAAGACATTATTATACAGCAAAATGCAATAGCACTTATCAATGCTATTTTCTCAAAAGCAGACATTACTAAAAGGAAGACCATAGCTGCCACGTTGTGCTCGAAGCAGGTCAGAAATAAGATTTATGAGAATCTTATTACTAAGAATGTTTCTAAAGAGGGATTGGGTACTGAACTGGCACACCAACTTTACGTGTTACAAACACTGACGTTAGGGTTATTGGAGCCCAAAATGCGCACACGAGCGGATGCCCAGGAACAAgaatcacaagaaaaaattaaggAACTCCGAAAGTTTGCATTTGAAAATGACAACAACACCAATATTGAAGTCACAACTAGACGCCAGACTGGAAGCTTGTCAAAAGACTTTAAAAAACTTGGCTTCAAGTGTGAAATTGATCCCATTAAGGACTTCAGCGAGGTCCCACCTGGTGTTTTAGCATTAGATTGTATGTTGTACTTTGCCAGGAACCAGCGGGAAGACTACACTAAAATTGTTCTAAGAAATAGTTGCAGAGCTGATGAACAGGAGTGTCCATTTGGTAAAACTAGTGTAGAATTGGTTAAACTATTATGTGACATACTGCACATTGGGGAACCACCAAGTGAACAGGGACAGACATATCATCCTCTCTTCTTCACTCATGACCATCCGTTTGAGGAACTATTTTGTATCTGCATAGTCATACTCAATAAGACTTGGAAAGAAATGAGAGCTACTACAGAAGACTTTGTCAAAGTACTCAGTGTTGTGAGAGAACAAATAAGCAGGGCACTGGCTGTATCGCCAAAAAGCTTTGAGAAATTCAAACAAAAGATCAAAGAGTTGACATACAATGAAATAACACATCTATGGCAGCAAGAGCGCACTAATAGAGAAGTCTGGGAGTCTCACGCTAGACCAATAGTCGAGTTGAAAGAGAAAATAACCCCTGAAATTATCGATCTCATTCAGCAACAAAGACTAGGAGTTCTGGTGGGGGGCACAAGGTTTAAGAAGTACATGAAAATCAATAGAAAGGATCGGTTTTGGTTTGTTAGATTATCACCAAATCATAAAATACTGCACTACGGTGACTGTGATGAGAAGAGTACGCCAAGTCTGGAAGAATTGGGAGCAAAGTTAGCTGTCTCTGATATTAAATGTGTGGTAGTCGGTAAGGAATGCCCTCATATGAAAGATTTGAAAGGCAAGATAAGCAGTCCACATTTGGCATTCTCCCTTATATTGAAGGCCGCAGAAGTGCCATCTTTGGACTTTGTAGCTCCGGATGAACAAATTTTCGATTACTGGACAGATGGTATCAATGCTTTGTTAAAGGAAAAGATGACAAGCAAATCTTTCGAGAATGACTTGGAAACTCTGCTCTCTATGGATATAAAAGTTAGGTTGCTTGACGCTGAGGGTATAGACATACCGCAGGACCCTCCACAGATACCGCCAGAGCCTGAAGATTATGACTTTTACTATGATAATAACTAA